The sequence TGAAAGTGATAGCGCTACTGATCTGCACGTCGCGCTCGGTGCGCACCTGATACAGCTTCATGCCCTTGCTGTAGCGACCGGAGGTGACGCGCAAGAAGGCGATGCGATCGCGGTGCTTCGGATCCATGTTCGCTTGGATCTTGAACACGAAGCCGCTGAATTTTTCTTCGTCGGGCGCGACCACGCGCTCGCCGGCGTCGCGCGGCCGCGGGCCCGGCGCATGTTCAACGAACGCGTCGAGCAGCTCGCGTACCCCGAAATTGTTGATCGCCGAACCGAAGTACACCGGCGTTTGCCTACCGGCGAGATACGCTGCCGGATCGAACGGTTCGGCGGCACCGCGCACGAGCTCGACCACCGTGCGCAATTCATCGGCCTGTTCGCCCAACGCCTGTTCCAGCGCCGGGTTGTCGAGACCTTTAATAAGATCGCCTTCCTGAATACGGCCGCCATGGGCCGGGCTGTACAGATAAACGCTGTCCTGCAATAAGTGATACACGCCCTTGAAGCGGCGACCGGAACCGATCGGCCAGGTCACCGGCGCGCAACGAATACCGAGCACGCGCTCGACTTCGTCGAGCAGCTCCATGGGGTCGCGACTCTCGCGGTCGAGCTTATTGATGAAAGTCATGATCGGCGTGTCGCGCAGGCGACACACCTCCATCAGCTTGATCGTGCGTTCTTCGACGCCCTTGGCGCTGTCGATAACCATGAGCGCCGAGTCGACCGCCGTCAGCGTGCGGTAGGTGTCTTCCGAAAAGTCTTCATGGCCCGGCGTGTCGAGCAAATTGACGACGCTGTCGTTGTACGGAAACTGCATCACCGACGACGTTACCGAGATACCACGCTGCTTTTCGAGCTCCATCCAGTCGGAGGTCGCATGACGCGCACTCTTGCGGCCCTTGACGGTGCCGGCAAGCTGAATGGCGCCGCCGAACAGCAGCAGCTTCTCGGTCAACGTCGTCTTACCGGCGTCGGGATGCGAGATGATGGCGAACGTGCGCCGGCGGGAGATTTCGCGTTGTAGGCTCATAGGGCGCGCGATTATACCGGGCAATGTCAGTTGCGTCAGCGAACTTGCACGCCCCCCTCCCGTTGACGGGCAAGGGGCCAAATCAACGGGGGAACCTAGGCGAAATTGTGTCGATATCCGACCCACCGTATAAGATGATTAAGTATCAACGCCGATAAACTCGATCAGACGATGGCCTTCAGAAAAACCCGCAAAG is a genomic window of Gammaproteobacteria bacterium containing:
- a CDS encoding peptide chain release factor 3, coding for MSLQREISRRRTFAIISHPDAGKTTLTEKLLLFGGAIQLAGTVKGRKSARHATSDWMELEKQRGISVTSSVMQFPYNDSVVNLLDTPGHEDFSEDTYRTLTAVDSALMVIDSAKGVEERTIKLMEVCRLRDTPIMTFINKLDRESRDPMELLDEVERVLGIRCAPVTWPIGSGRRFKGVYHLLQDSVYLYSPAHGGRIQEGDLIKGLDNPALEQALGEQADELRTVVELVRGAAEPFDPAAYLAGRQTPVYFGSAINNFGVRELLDAFVEHAPGPRPRDAGERVVAPDEEKFSGFVFKIQANMDPKHRDRIAFLRVTSGRYSKGMKLYQVRTERDVQISSAITFMARERERVDEAYAGDIIGLYNHGTISIGDTFTEGEDLKFTGIPYFAPELFRRVMLRDPLRMKALQKGLDQLSEEGATQVFRPVMGNDLILGAVGNLQFDVVAWRLQNEYGVECRYESVDVTTARWVDADDAKLKEFRRQYEGRLALDRAGHLVYLAPSTVNLNVTMERWPDVRFRATREH